In one Prosthecochloris aestuarii DSM 271 genomic region, the following are encoded:
- a CDS encoding polyribonucleotide nucleotidyltransferase has translation MFIRKEIDLGSGKTLSIETGKMAKQADGSAIVRLNDTMVLATVVSSKTPPSPNQSFFPLQVEYREKYSAAGKFPGGFFKREGRPSEKEILSARLIDRALRPLFPDGYYQDTQIIISVISSDQINDADVLGGVAASAAIMVSDIPFQNSMSEVRVGRVNGEYIVNPNINELRDSDIDISIGGTENTICMLEGEMDEISEAEMLEAIRFGHEAIKKICALQNEIAAEVGKTARTFSAAKAPDNLRQSIAEICSNELKELAYMPLCKEERAEKTAEIYKNAKAQTLQRYQQEITPEVIAAEPEKALYLNEQIIGDAIHSIEKQVMREMILDDAKRLDGRRLDEVRPISIELGLIPRAHGSALFTRGETQALVTLTLGTKKDAQMIDTLTDDADKRFMLHYNFPPFSVGETGRVGGTSRREIGHGNLAERAIRKVAPAESAFPYTIRIVSDILESNGSSSMASVCGGALAAMDGGVPLRKPVSGIAMGLIKEGDRYAVLSDILGNEDHLGDMDFKVAGTADGITACQMDIKIDGLDYHILEQALEQALHGRLHILDKMNEAIQEPRTEIGKYAPKLTTIQIPVDAIGMVIGKGGETIRSITEETGAEINIEDDGTVTIASASGEGASAALETIKLLISKPEVGTVYSGKVRDIREDLGAFVEFLPKTDGLVHISEISNERVAKVSDHLKPGDKVKVKLVDVRKDPRTGKTRFALSIKALAEKSADNGASDKAEANR, from the coding sequence ATGTTTATACGAAAAGAAATTGATCTGGGAAGCGGGAAAACACTCTCTATCGAGACAGGGAAAATGGCAAAACAGGCCGATGGCTCGGCCATTGTTCGCCTGAATGACACTATGGTGCTGGCTACCGTGGTTTCAAGCAAAACCCCTCCTTCCCCGAACCAGAGCTTTTTTCCTCTGCAGGTTGAGTACCGTGAGAAATATTCCGCTGCCGGAAAATTCCCCGGAGGCTTTTTCAAACGTGAAGGCAGGCCTTCTGAGAAAGAGATTCTTTCAGCACGTCTTATAGATCGCGCTCTTCGTCCGCTCTTCCCTGACGGGTATTATCAGGACACTCAGATTATCATTTCGGTTATATCCTCTGACCAGATCAACGATGCCGATGTTCTTGGCGGGGTAGCTGCTTCAGCAGCGATCATGGTCTCCGACATCCCCTTTCAGAACTCGATGTCCGAAGTTCGGGTAGGAAGAGTCAATGGCGAATATATCGTCAACCCCAACATCAACGAACTGCGCGACAGTGACATTGATATCAGTATCGGCGGAACGGAGAATACGATCTGCATGCTGGAAGGTGAGATGGACGAAATTTCAGAGGCTGAAATGCTGGAGGCGATCCGTTTCGGTCATGAGGCCATCAAAAAGATCTGCGCTCTTCAGAATGAGATCGCAGCCGAAGTCGGCAAAACGGCGCGCACCTTCAGCGCAGCCAAAGCTCCCGACAACCTCCGCCAGTCGATTGCTGAAATCTGCAGCAACGAGCTCAAAGAGCTCGCATACATGCCGCTCTGCAAAGAAGAACGGGCTGAAAAAACAGCAGAGATTTACAAAAACGCCAAGGCGCAGACCTTGCAGCGCTATCAGCAGGAAATCACTCCCGAAGTCATTGCCGCTGAACCCGAAAAAGCGCTCTACCTGAACGAACAGATCATCGGCGACGCCATTCACTCTATCGAAAAACAGGTTATGCGCGAGATGATCCTCGACGACGCCAAGCGTCTTGACGGAAGGCGACTCGACGAGGTTCGGCCGATCAGCATCGAACTCGGCCTTATCCCCAGGGCACACGGCTCGGCACTCTTTACCCGCGGAGAGACGCAGGCGCTTGTCACCCTGACCCTGGGAACAAAGAAAGACGCCCAGATGATCGATACGCTCACCGACGACGCCGATAAACGCTTTATGCTCCACTATAACTTCCCTCCGTTCTCCGTCGGAGAAACAGGAAGAGTCGGCGGCACCAGCCGAAGGGAAATCGGCCATGGCAACCTTGCTGAAAGGGCGATCAGGAAAGTGGCCCCAGCCGAATCGGCATTCCCGTATACCATCCGTATCGTTTCCGATATTCTTGAATCAAACGGTTCATCCTCTATGGCTTCGGTCTGTGGCGGCGCTCTGGCAGCTATGGATGGCGGTGTACCGCTCAGAAAACCGGTCTCCGGCATCGCTATGGGTCTGATCAAGGAAGGCGACAGATATGCTGTCCTCTCCGACATTCTCGGCAATGAAGACCATCTTGGCGATATGGACTTCAAAGTAGCAGGTACAGCCGATGGCATTACCGCTTGCCAGATGGATATCAAGATCGATGGTCTGGATTACCACATTCTTGAACAGGCGCTCGAACAGGCGCTGCATGGCAGATTGCACATTCTCGACAAAATGAACGAGGCAATCCAGGAGCCGAGAACCGAGATCGGCAAATACGCTCCAAAGCTCACCACCATTCAGATTCCTGTCGATGCTATCGGTATGGTCATCGGTAAAGGCGGAGAAACGATCCGCAGCATCACCGAAGAGACCGGTGCTGAAATCAACATCGAAGACGACGGGACTGTTACCATCGCTTCGGCCAGTGGCGAAGGCGCTTCGGCTGCACTTGAAACGATCAAACTGCTCATTTCAAAACCTGAAGTCGGCACTGTCTACTCCGGTAAAGTCCGTGATATCAGGGAAGATCTTGGTGCATTTGTCGAGTTTCTGCCGAAGACAGATGGTCTGGTTCATATTTCCGAAATTTCCAATGAAAGGGTCGCCAAAGTCAGCGACCACCTGAAACCCGGCGACAAAGTCAAAGTCAAGCTTGTCGATGTCCGCAAGGATCCCCGCACCGGCAAAACCCGTTTTGCGCTTTCCATCAAGGCGCTCGCGGAAAAATCAGCCGATAACGGAGCGAGCGACAAGGCGGAAGCCAACCGGTAA
- the panC gene encoding pantoate--beta-alanine ligase — protein MQIITNPREMQNIAENLRMKHQLIAVVMTMGALHEGHLSLIKLAKQQAGTVILTIFVNPAQFGENEDFHCYPRPFEKDSSMARAAEVDYLFAPDASMMYPEGFQTGIHNGPVAAILEGEHRPDHFNGVSTVVLKLMMICKAHIAVFGEKDAQQLAVIKRMTNDLNIDIRILEAPLLRDDDGVAISSRNIYLSSEERKQAAVLFRALSLADKRIQEGCTAAEKLIDEAISLIEQEPDAKIDYVSIVEAESFTQSALLEPGKEYRMVLAIWIGTTRLIDNRKYRVPLISA, from the coding sequence ATGCAGATCATCACTAATCCCCGCGAGATGCAGAATATCGCGGAAAATCTGAGAATGAAGCATCAGCTGATCGCTGTCGTCATGACCATGGGCGCATTGCATGAAGGCCATCTCAGCCTGATTAAACTGGCAAAACAGCAAGCAGGAACAGTCATTCTCACCATATTTGTCAATCCTGCACAGTTCGGAGAAAACGAGGATTTTCACTGTTACCCGAGACCATTTGAAAAAGACTCTTCTATGGCAAGGGCTGCAGAGGTCGATTATCTTTTTGCGCCGGACGCATCTATGATGTACCCCGAAGGGTTTCAGACCGGTATTCACAACGGTCCTGTCGCGGCAATACTCGAAGGGGAACACCGGCCCGATCACTTCAACGGGGTCTCGACAGTGGTTCTGAAGCTCATGATGATCTGCAAAGCCCATATTGCCGTCTTCGGTGAGAAGGACGCCCAGCAGCTTGCGGTCATCAAACGTATGACGAACGATCTGAACATCGATATCAGGATTCTCGAAGCACCCCTGCTGCGCGACGATGACGGGGTCGCTATCAGTTCAAGAAACATTTACCTCTCCTCCGAAGAAAGAAAACAGGCTGCCGTTCTTTTCAGAGCCCTGTCATTGGCCGATAAACGAATACAGGAAGGATGCACTGCCGCAGAGAAGCTTATCGATGAGGCCATAAGCCTGATCGAACAGGAACCCGATGCAAAGATTGATTATGTCTCGATTGTGGAAGCCGAATCATTCACCCAATCTGCACTCCTGGAACCGGGAAAAGAGTACCGGATGGTGCTTGCAATATGGATCGGAACAACGAGACTTATAGATAACCGTAAGTATCGTGTACCCTTGATAAGCGCATAA
- the rsmI gene encoding 16S rRNA (cytidine(1402)-2'-O)-methyltransferase produces the protein MKGTGTLYTVATPLGNLNDMTYRAVSTLQEVDAIACEDTRRASILLKHFNIEHKKLVSYHSANEQRAVGTILALLEEGNDIALVTDAGTPAISDPGYSLVREAFSREISVLPVPGASALTAALSACPLPSHNFFFAGFLPHKKGRKSRLEFLASLQSTVVFYESPYRIIKLLDELERVMPGAEIFIAREITKLHEEYITGSAEELARHFSEKKIRGEFVVVVYPASLNHQSHRNNEDADHH, from the coding sequence ATGAAAGGAACCGGTACCCTCTACACCGTGGCGACCCCTCTCGGCAATCTCAATGACATGACCTACCGGGCGGTGAGCACGCTTCAGGAGGTCGATGCCATAGCATGCGAAGACACTCGAAGGGCTTCTATCCTGCTGAAGCACTTCAATATCGAACACAAAAAACTTGTCAGCTATCACAGCGCTAACGAACAGCGGGCTGTCGGCACAATTCTGGCGCTGCTCGAAGAGGGCAATGATATCGCCCTTGTTACCGATGCGGGAACACCGGCCATCAGCGATCCGGGCTACAGCCTTGTTCGCGAAGCATTCAGCCGCGAGATCAGCGTTCTGCCGGTTCCCGGCGCAAGCGCCCTGACTGCCGCCCTTTCTGCGTGTCCGCTCCCTTCGCACAATTTTTTCTTTGCCGGGTTTCTGCCTCATAAAAAAGGCAGGAAAAGCCGCCTTGAGTTTCTCGCATCGCTGCAGTCAACTGTCGTCTTCTACGAATCTCCCTACCGGATCATCAAACTGCTCGACGAGCTGGAACGTGTCATGCCCGGAGCAGAGATATTCATCGCAAGGGAGATCACCAAACTGCACGAAGAGTATATAACAGGAAGCGCAGAAGAGCTCGCCCGTCATTTCTCGGAGAAAAAAATCCGCGGCGAATTTGTCGTGGTGGTCTACCCTGCCTCACTGAACCATCAATCACACAGAAACAACGAAGATGCAGATCATCACTAA
- a CDS encoding ABC transporter ATP-binding protein produces MTQENVLLDVRNLGVQFVVRKGGHRGKHPVVHAVNDVSFFVRNGETLGLVGESGCGKTTLGRSLLRLVNGDVKGEIRFEDTLLGSLNAREFREIRRNMQMIFQDPFSSLNPRLTIGQMLSEVLAVHKVVARDKIREKVYELLDIVGLNREYYNRYPHEFSGGQRQRVGIARALAVNPKFIICDEPVSALDVSIQSQIINLLKDLQHEFGLTYLFIAHDLSVVEYISDRVAVMYLGRIVEIASAEELYSRPMHPYTRALMSAIPLPELDRKRQRILLKGDIPSPLDMPSGCSFHPRCPDAMERCRAIEPQLLPLKDNPEHFVSCLLYEERR; encoded by the coding sequence ATGACGCAGGAAAATGTCCTTCTCGATGTCCGGAACCTCGGGGTACAGTTCGTGGTCAGAAAAGGGGGGCACAGAGGAAAGCATCCGGTTGTCCATGCCGTCAATGATGTCTCGTTTTTTGTCAGAAACGGCGAGACTCTCGGTCTGGTCGGAGAATCGGGTTGCGGAAAAACGACCCTCGGCAGGTCGCTTCTGAGGCTTGTTAACGGTGACGTGAAGGGTGAAATCCGTTTTGAGGATACACTGCTTGGTTCATTGAACGCAAGGGAGTTCCGGGAGATCCGCAGGAATATGCAGATGATTTTTCAGGACCCTTTCAGTTCGCTCAATCCCCGTTTGACCATCGGCCAGATGCTCTCCGAGGTGCTTGCGGTACACAAGGTGGTTGCCAGGGACAAGATCCGGGAGAAGGTGTATGAACTGCTTGATATTGTAGGGCTCAACAGGGAGTATTACAACCGGTATCCTCACGAGTTTTCCGGAGGCCAGCGCCAGAGGGTCGGCATAGCCAGAGCTCTTGCCGTGAATCCGAAATTCATCATTTGCGACGAGCCGGTATCGGCTCTCGATGTTTCTATCCAGTCGCAGATTATCAATCTGCTCAAGGACCTTCAGCATGAGTTCGGACTGACCTATCTTTTTATCGCGCATGATCTCTCTGTCGTAGAATATATATCCGATCGCGTTGCGGTGATGTACCTTGGCAGGATTGTCGAGATCGCTTCGGCCGAAGAGCTCTACAGCCGTCCCATGCACCCTTACACCAGAGCCCTCATGTCAGCGATTCCTCTGCCGGAGCTCGATCGCAAAAGACAGCGGATTCTGCTCAAGGGCGATATCCCCAGTCCTCTCGATATGCCTTCAGGCTGCAGTTTTCATCCCCGCTGCCCGGATGCTATGGAGCGGTGCCGGGCGATCGAACCACAGTTATTGCCCTTGAAAGACAATCCCGAACACTTTGTGAGCTGCCTGCTCTACGAAGAGCGTCGTTGA
- the sppA gene encoding signal peptide peptidase SppA, whose product MKKKKMSAGKAGCLVFIILFLAAGVGIFRMITARQSLPEKFALVVTLSGELKETADPQPPLPLLPDMRSLSLQDLIFLLEDAGKDERVTQVVLDIDAIRFASAQIRQLQEAIQRTSASGTPVTGFLHAAGDQDLWLASACDTLIAERGNQFLLDGLRAEMLFYAGTLEKIGVSFQAAQWKAWKSGIEPYTRENASPEYLEQIGTMLDGIYDDYTAYVSQQRGISQEAYKNIIDEKTVVSAEQARQLRLVDRVSGFWEYTENLKRELAPDGLEDSGDELLVGAKRYMNAVTWPYKPGTKDGIAVITISGVIVQSAGDMPGGTEPGSDEQSLREALDAALDEESVKAIVLRIDSPGGDALASANMLQMLDSANVQKPIVASMSGVAASGGYMAALAADSIFADPLTVTGSIGVYALKPNIQGLQEKIGLRREVVTRGKNADAYTLFKPLDEDGFAKFMETTGWIYDDFINKVAEHRDMKPEEVDAVAGGRIWSGKAAVTAGLVDRTGGLREAVEAAQRMAGIDSSLAPTLKFYQGRKGMMDYILEGGVLTPGTLFGKKLPESSITARSLDTIDLLMHLERQQGGMYRMMMLPYALRVE is encoded by the coding sequence ATGAAAAAAAAGAAAATGAGTGCGGGTAAAGCCGGCTGTCTTGTCTTTATCATACTCTTTCTCGCAGCCGGGGTAGGCATTTTTCGGATGATCACAGCCCGTCAGTCGCTCCCTGAGAAGTTTGCGCTTGTCGTGACCCTTTCAGGAGAGCTGAAGGAAACAGCCGACCCGCAACCGCCCCTGCCGCTGCTTCCCGACATGAGGTCGCTCTCGCTGCAGGATCTCATCTTTCTCCTCGAAGACGCAGGAAAAGACGAGCGCGTAACGCAGGTGGTACTCGACATCGACGCCATTCGTTTCGCCTCGGCGCAGATCCGCCAGCTTCAGGAGGCCATACAGCGTACCAGCGCGTCGGGCACCCCGGTTACCGGATTTCTGCATGCTGCCGGGGATCAGGACCTCTGGCTTGCTTCGGCTTGTGACACACTGATCGCCGAGCGGGGGAACCAGTTCCTTCTTGACGGCCTCAGGGCGGAAATGCTGTTCTATGCCGGGACGCTTGAAAAAATCGGAGTCTCTTTCCAGGCCGCCCAGTGGAAGGCCTGGAAGAGCGGTATCGAACCCTATACGCGAGAAAACGCAAGCCCAGAGTACCTCGAACAGATCGGCACGATGCTCGACGGTATCTACGATGATTACACCGCTTACGTTTCACAACAAAGAGGCATTTCACAGGAGGCCTATAAAAACATTATTGACGAAAAAACAGTCGTCTCAGCCGAGCAGGCGCGACAGTTACGTCTCGTCGACAGGGTTTCGGGTTTCTGGGAGTACACTGAAAACCTCAAGCGTGAACTGGCCCCGGATGGGCTGGAGGATAGCGGTGACGAGCTGCTTGTCGGCGCAAAGCGCTATATGAACGCAGTCACCTGGCCCTACAAACCCGGTACGAAAGACGGCATCGCCGTGATTACTATATCGGGGGTGATTGTTCAGTCTGCAGGTGATATGCCGGGTGGTACAGAACCCGGAAGCGACGAGCAGAGCCTTCGCGAAGCGTTGGACGCTGCGCTGGATGAAGAGAGCGTCAAAGCGATCGTGCTGCGTATCGATAGTCCCGGCGGCGACGCGCTTGCTTCGGCAAACATGCTGCAGATGCTCGATTCGGCCAATGTGCAGAAGCCGATCGTGGCCTCTATGTCGGGGGTCGCGGCCTCGGGCGGCTACATGGCGGCCCTTGCGGCCGACAGCATTTTCGCCGACCCGCTGACCGTCACAGGCTCCATCGGCGTCTATGCTCTCAAGCCGAACATACAGGGTCTGCAGGAGAAGATCGGTCTCAGGCGCGAGGTCGTGACCAGAGGAAAAAATGCCGATGCCTATACGCTTTTCAAACCGCTCGATGAAGACGGGTTTGCAAAGTTCATGGAGACGACCGGATGGATCTACGACGATTTTATCAACAAGGTTGCCGAACACCGCGACATGAAGCCCGAAGAGGTTGACGCCGTAGCAGGCGGTCGCATCTGGAGTGGTAAAGCCGCTGTTACCGCAGGACTTGTAGACCGTACCGGCGGTTTGCGCGAGGCCGTCGAAGCTGCACAGCGCATGGCAGGCATCGACTCCTCCCTTGCGCCGACCCTGAAATTCTATCAGGGCAGGAAAGGCATGATGGACTACATCCTCGAAGGTGGTGTGCTCACTCCGGGAACCCTTTTCGGAAAGAAACTTCCTGAAAGCAGCATCACCGCCCGATCACTCGACACCATCGACCTTCTCATGCACCTCGAACGCCAGCAAGGAGGGATGTACCGCATGATGATGCTGCCGTATGCGTTGCGGGTGGAGTGA
- a CDS encoding bifunctional GNAT family N-acetyltransferase/carbon-nitrogen hydrolase family protein: protein MESIDKIELVFLKKEDYSELKAAMLESYANMPEAYWREHHLRTLIEKFPEGQVGIRINNELAGCALSIIVDSEKFNDKHTYEEVTGSYSFSTHDPDGDKLYGIDIFIRPKYRGLRLGRRLYDYRKELCEKLNLKGIVFGGRIPNYYQYSATLSPRQYIDKVRKKEIHDPVLNFQMSNDFHPARIMQGYLEGDKESKEYAVLLEWDNVYYEKKSDKASTKKSIVRLGLIQWQMRLYKDLEELMQQAEYFVDAVSGYRADFALFPEFFNAPLMSEYNHLSESEAIRKLAEYTGEITRRFNELAIAYNINIITGSMPEIVDNSLYNVGYLCKRDGRIERFEKLHVTPDEARVWGLQGGEKITTFDTDCGKIGILICYDVEFPEVSRILAEERMDILFVPFLTDTQNGYSRVRNCAQARAIENECYVAIAGSVGNLPKVHNMDIQYAQSMVFTPCDFSFPTNGVKAEATPNTEMILIADVDIDLLRELNQFGSVRNLRDRRSDIYCVQRMR from the coding sequence ATGGAATCAATTGATAAAATTGAGCTGGTTTTTCTCAAAAAGGAAGATTATTCCGAGCTGAAGGCGGCTATGCTGGAATCCTATGCCAATATGCCCGAAGCATATTGGCGTGAGCATCATCTGAGGACGTTGATTGAAAAATTTCCTGAAGGCCAGGTAGGGATCAGGATCAACAATGAACTTGCCGGATGTGCATTGTCCATCATTGTCGATTCTGAAAAGTTCAACGACAAGCACACCTACGAAGAGGTTACCGGTTCATATAGTTTCAGTACGCACGATCCGGATGGCGACAAACTCTATGGTATTGATATCTTCATCAGGCCGAAATATAGAGGATTGAGGCTTGGACGGCGACTCTATGACTACAGGAAAGAGCTTTGTGAGAAATTGAATCTGAAAGGAATTGTTTTCGGGGGCAGAATCCCGAACTATTATCAGTATTCGGCAACGTTGTCGCCTCGCCAATACATCGATAAGGTCCGAAAAAAAGAGATTCATGATCCTGTCTTGAATTTTCAGATGTCCAATGATTTTCATCCGGCGAGAATAATGCAGGGCTATCTGGAGGGGGATAAGGAATCCAAAGAGTATGCGGTGCTCCTGGAATGGGATAATGTGTATTATGAAAAAAAATCAGATAAAGCCTCTACAAAGAAATCTATTGTTCGGTTAGGCCTGATCCAGTGGCAGATGCGATTGTACAAGGATTTGGAAGAGCTGATGCAGCAAGCTGAGTATTTCGTTGATGCGGTATCCGGCTACAGGGCTGATTTTGCGCTCTTTCCCGAGTTTTTCAATGCGCCGTTGATGTCTGAATACAATCATCTTTCAGAGTCGGAGGCGATCAGGAAACTGGCGGAATATACCGGGGAGATAACCAGGCGGTTCAATGAACTGGCAATTGCGTACAACATAAATATCATTACGGGGAGCATGCCCGAGATTGTTGACAACAGCCTTTATAATGTAGGGTATTTATGTAAGAGGGACGGTCGGATTGAACGATTCGAGAAATTGCATGTCACGCCTGATGAAGCCAGGGTCTGGGGGCTGCAGGGCGGTGAAAAAATAACGACATTTGATACCGACTGCGGAAAAATCGGGATATTGATATGTTATGACGTTGAGTTCCCCGAAGTGAGCAGGATTCTGGCAGAGGAGAGAATGGATATTCTCTTTGTTCCCTTTTTGACTGATACGCAGAACGGATATTCCAGGGTTAGAAATTGTGCCCAGGCAAGGGCAATTGAAAACGAATGTTACGTGGCAATAGCCGGTAGTGTCGGGAATTTGCCAAAGGTCCACAATATGGACATACAGTATGCTCAATCAATGGTGTTTACGCCCTGCGATTTCTCATTCCCGACCAATGGCGTCAAGGCTGAAGCTACCCCCAATACCGAAATGATCCTTATTGCCGATGTTGATATCGACCTGCTGCGAGAGCTCAACCAGTTCGGAAGCGTCAGGAACCTCAGAGATCGACGGTCCGATATTTATTGCGTTCAACGCATGAGGTGA
- a CDS encoding YifB family Mg chelatase-like AAA ATPase: MLSQLSAAALTGIDALKVEVETNAASGIPSFTVVGLPDNAIRESRERIMTAIRNSGLELPPKKITVNLAPADVRKEGTAFDLPIAIGLLGALQQIDHQLDNTLILGELALDGSVRRINGALPSAIMASKEPIRRIILPSVNAEEAAVAIGASGSSIDVYGVETLNQTVNLIRSPSSFSPVTVNIDELFREPPEYPVDFRDIKGQQTAKKALEIAAAGGHNLIMIGPPGSGKTLLAKALPGIMPPLGFEEALETTKIYSVANLLQRDRPLMTERPFRSPHHTTSNVALIGGGTTAKPGEVSLAHNGVLFLDELPEFTRNALEVLRQPLEDREVTVSRITITTKYPASFMLVAAMNPSPAGALKDQDGNFTATPQQIRKYLSKISGPLLDRIDIHIDVPKVDNRELFSASGGEDSATIRKRVIQARALQHERFTKNKGVFTNAQMSPKLIRRFCQLDSECESKLMNAMDRLNLSARAHDRILKVSRTIADLEGTENIAMGHLIQAIQFRSLDREFWNF; the protein is encoded by the coding sequence ATGCTCTCTCAACTCAGCGCCGCTGCGCTTACAGGAATCGATGCCCTGAAAGTTGAAGTGGAAACCAATGCAGCCTCAGGCATTCCCTCCTTTACCGTTGTAGGTCTTCCGGACAATGCGATCAGGGAGAGCCGTGAACGGATCATGACAGCGATCAGAAACTCGGGCCTCGAGCTCCCGCCAAAAAAAATCACCGTCAACCTTGCGCCTGCCGATGTACGCAAAGAGGGAACGGCCTTCGACCTGCCCATAGCTATAGGACTGCTGGGAGCACTGCAGCAGATCGACCATCAGCTGGACAATACCCTCATACTCGGAGAGCTCGCGCTTGATGGTTCCGTCCGAAGGATCAACGGGGCCCTGCCTTCTGCCATTATGGCATCAAAAGAGCCGATCAGGCGCATCATTCTTCCCTCGGTCAATGCTGAAGAAGCTGCGGTCGCCATAGGCGCCTCCGGAAGCAGCATCGATGTCTATGGCGTCGAGACCCTCAACCAGACCGTCAATCTGATCCGCTCTCCGTCGTCCTTCAGTCCAGTCACGGTCAACATCGACGAGCTGTTTCGCGAGCCGCCTGAATACCCCGTGGACTTCAGGGATATCAAAGGACAACAGACCGCAAAAAAAGCCCTGGAAATCGCAGCGGCAGGAGGTCATAATCTTATCATGATCGGGCCCCCCGGCAGCGGCAAGACGCTCCTGGCAAAAGCCCTGCCGGGCATCATGCCCCCTCTGGGCTTTGAGGAGGCGCTGGAAACAACAAAGATCTATTCGGTAGCAAACCTGCTGCAGCGCGACCGGCCGCTCATGACCGAGCGGCCTTTCCGCAGCCCGCATCATACCACAAGCAACGTCGCCCTGATCGGAGGAGGCACAACCGCCAAACCCGGCGAGGTCAGCCTCGCTCACAATGGCGTCCTCTTTCTCGATGAGCTTCCGGAATTCACCCGCAATGCTCTTGAAGTGCTGCGCCAGCCGCTTGAAGACCGTGAGGTCACGGTCTCGCGAATCACCATCACCACCAAATATCCTGCAAGCTTCATGCTCGTAGCCGCCATGAACCCAAGCCCGGCAGGAGCACTGAAGGATCAGGACGGCAATTTCACCGCCACCCCGCAGCAGATCCGCAAATATCTCTCGAAGATTTCCGGCCCGCTGCTCGATCGCATCGACATCCATATCGATGTCCCTAAAGTGGACAACAGGGAACTCTTTTCAGCATCGGGTGGTGAAGATTCCGCAACGATTCGAAAGCGGGTCATTCAGGCTCGCGCACTGCAGCATGAGCGATTTACGAAAAACAAAGGGGTTTTCACGAACGCACAGATGTCGCCGAAACTCATACGGCGCTTCTGCCAGCTTGACAGCGAGTGTGAATCAAAACTGATGAACGCCATGGACCGCCTCAACCTCTCAGCCAGGGCCCACGACCGGATCCTCAAGGTAAGCCGCACCATAGCCGATCTCGAAGGCACTGAAAATATCGCCATGGGGCACCTCATTCAGGCAATCCAGTTCCGCAGCCTGGACCGGGAGTTCTGGAATTTCTGA
- a CDS encoding photosystem P840 reaction-center cytochrome c-551, producing MDNNSNGKLIALAIGGAVIMGALFFGVSFLTGYQLPAENFSPVLTPLKSFMGWFLLIFCASLIIWGLGRMSSRISDRWFLSFPLSIFVIVAVMFVSLEVVWEKGRTTTVDGKYIRTVRQLDAFNEGEDFENIEDQPVEEVVEAAAPAPAEDVLVAGPEAAPGAEAATAPAVEEGAVVEAPAEAAPVTVALSGDALAEAEKTFQRRCTRCHAIVAVENKLAEYRKKGQTEKIVLEMKAVPNSGIRKKDVPVIVDYINASY from the coding sequence ATGGATAACAATTCAAATGGTAAGCTTATTGCTCTTGCAATCGGTGGTGCTGTCATCATGGGAGCCCTCTTTTTCGGAGTGTCGTTTTTAACAGGGTATCAGCTCCCCGCCGAGAATTTTTCTCCGGTGCTGACTCCTCTGAAATCATTCATGGGTTGGTTCCTGCTGATCTTTTGTGCCTCTCTTATTATCTGGGGGCTTGGCAGAATGTCATCGAGAATCAGCGACAGGTGGTTTCTCAGTTTCCCTTTGAGCATTTTTGTTATTGTGGCAGTGATGTTTGTCAGCCTTGAGGTTGTCTGGGAAAAAGGCCGCACGACAACTGTTGACGGCAAGTACATCAGAACCGTTCGTCAGCTCGACGCTTTTAATGAGGGCGAAGACTTTGAGAATATCGAGGATCAGCCTGTTGAAGAGGTTGTTGAGGCTGCAGCTCCCGCTCCCGCTGAAGATGTTCTTGTGGCAGGCCCGGAGGCTGCTCCAGGTGCAGAAGCAGCGACAGCCCCTGCAGTAGAAGAAGGTGCTGTTGTTGAGGCTCCTGCGGAAGCAGCGCCGGTAACCGTTGCCCTTTCCGGTGATGCACTTGCTGAAGCCGAAAAAACTTTCCAGAGAAGATGCACCAGGTGTCATGCCATCGTGGCTGTAGAGAATAAACTTGCCGAGTACAGGAAAAAAGGTCAGACAGAAAAGATTGTGCTTGAAATGAAAGCTGTACCAAATTCAGGTATCAGAAAGAAGGATGTTCCTGTTATTGTTGATTATATCAACGCATCCTATTGA